The Ignavibacteria bacterium genome window below encodes:
- a CDS encoding SDR family oxidoreductase yields MEFSNKTFIITGASSGIGKATALQALHCNANVSVVSRREKELREIFSPFQNSEIISADITSESNRKFIIEKTLHRFGEIDVLVNAAGIIGMGSVENTSLDDWDRMLDTNLRSIFRLTQLALPSLIERKGNIVSVSSVTGIRAFPNVLAYCISKAGVDQFTRCVALELAPKGVRVNAINPGVVVTNLHKSSGMNDEKYQQFLEHSKSTHPLGRVGTPEEIAELILFLASENAGWITGETIAIDGGRAQTCAR; encoded by the coding sequence ATGGAATTTTCAAACAAAACATTCATCATCACCGGTGCATCGAGCGGTATTGGAAAAGCAACTGCATTGCAAGCATTACACTGCAATGCAAACGTTTCTGTTGTTTCGCGAAGAGAAAAAGAACTGCGTGAAATATTTTCTCCGTTTCAGAATTCTGAAATTATCTCTGCGGATATTACGAGCGAAAGCAATAGAAAATTTATTATTGAAAAAACGTTGCATCGGTTTGGAGAAATTGATGTACTCGTCAATGCCGCAGGAATTATCGGAATGGGTTCTGTAGAAAATACTTCGCTTGACGATTGGGATAGAATGTTGGATACGAATTTGCGTTCTATTTTTCGACTCACGCAACTCGCTCTCCCCTCACTTATTGAACGAAAAGGAAATATCGTGAGCGTTTCGAGCGTAACAGGAATTCGCGCATTCCCGAATGTGCTTGCATATTGTATTAGTAAAGCGGGTGTTGACCAATTCACACGTTGTGTTGCGTTGGAACTTGCGCCAAAAGGTGTACGAGTAAACGCAATCAATCCAGGTGTTGTCGTAACAAATTTGCACAAATCCAGCGGAATGAATGACGAGAAGTATCAACAATTTCTCGAACACAGTAAATCCACTCATCCTCTCGGTAGAGTCGGCACTCCGGAAGAAATCGCAGAACTTATTCTCTTCCTCGCTTCAGAAAATGCCGGATGGATTACAGGAGAAACTATTGCAATTGACGGAGGTCGCGCGCAAACATGTGCAAGATAA